The following are encoded together in the Pseudomonas maumuensis genome:
- a CDS encoding translation initiation factor IF-2 associated domain-containing protein: MDSKKPELPTALQLANELNTTPQVILDHLRASGITKTTETEIITHEEQSIIKDRLLSSSQPTQSKKIKLERKTTSTLRIAGSKSISVEIRKKKVYIQRAPHDTKEEPLTEAEKIISFSNDRGDDSAKADRWIKPTSIEVENFKAIKKLNLPLADVTILVGPNGSGKSSILQAVHWAARAASYIEPKKQSEVVSFDRLDYAPSSEPLKTAHKAELSSARDTPSTIVSFIISNETDENPTIASIKIWAARNKSGISVHIEGGSAVTPFKQRTELITAYIPGLAGLSEKETILVQPLLRRQAASGDAGGVLRNILFNLWNRQPGEIDDTSATMRKESLDRFIQMIHPGVSVKVTFDEREDFHINVTFDDERLKGESRPLESAATGILQVIQIFAYLVLFRPKLLLIDEPDAHLHPDKQEKLIEALELAAREFNTQAIITTHSPHIVRGASHTSKILWVRDGQIVSEDDNLIKNLLGWGGLNKKILFFVEDENAEPIKAILKQWPELAKNIAICRCFGVDNLPRNPLLKGLIGDNNLNIKVLIHRDRDFMTEQDTLLWGERYSTPGVYTWITDHVDAEAYFCQPEYLSNLYNISLELSSKIVSLAISDCKNTQKIFFEKRKTINRSLYEDGGSESSEKLWNLLNKESIETTVGKTLHRTLKQHLKNHNLDEKEINRFATPQNHAIAISLKNKIEKILESF; encoded by the coding sequence ATGGACAGCAAAAAACCCGAATTACCGACCGCTCTGCAACTAGCGAACGAACTAAATACAACCCCTCAGGTGATACTGGATCATTTGAGAGCATCCGGAATCACCAAGACAACTGAAACCGAAATAATTACACACGAAGAACAAAGCATTATTAAAGATCGGTTACTCTCATCTAGCCAACCAACTCAATCCAAAAAAATAAAACTGGAAAGAAAAACAACCTCCACCCTAAGAATTGCCGGTTCAAAATCCATATCAGTAGAAATCAGAAAGAAAAAAGTATATATCCAACGAGCCCCTCACGATACGAAAGAAGAACCGTTGACCGAGGCCGAAAAAATAATTTCCTTTAGCAACGACCGAGGAGATGATAGTGCAAAAGCTGACCGCTGGATAAAGCCAACCTCAATAGAGGTTGAAAACTTCAAAGCCATTAAAAAGCTAAACCTACCTCTTGCTGATGTCACAATCCTAGTTGGCCCCAATGGCTCCGGAAAATCATCAATTCTTCAAGCAGTTCACTGGGCTGCTCGAGCGGCCAGCTATATAGAGCCAAAAAAACAGTCAGAAGTGGTATCTTTTGATCGATTAGACTACGCTCCGTCCAGCGAACCGCTGAAAACAGCACATAAAGCTGAGCTTTCGTCCGCTCGAGATACACCTTCTACAATTGTTAGTTTCATCATCTCCAATGAAACTGACGAAAACCCAACTATTGCAAGTATTAAAATTTGGGCCGCGCGAAACAAGAGTGGCATTTCGGTACACATAGAGGGCGGTTCCGCAGTCACCCCATTCAAACAGCGAACTGAACTTATAACTGCCTACATCCCTGGACTGGCTGGACTTTCTGAAAAAGAAACAATCTTGGTACAACCCCTACTACGAAGGCAAGCTGCGAGCGGCGATGCCGGGGGAGTTTTACGAAACATCCTATTTAACCTATGGAACAGACAACCTGGCGAGATAGACGATACCAGTGCAACAATGCGGAAGGAGAGCCTTGATCGCTTTATACAAATGATACACCCAGGTGTTTCAGTCAAAGTAACATTTGACGAACGTGAAGACTTCCATATAAACGTCACATTTGACGACGAACGCCTAAAAGGTGAAAGTCGACCATTAGAAAGTGCAGCAACTGGAATATTGCAGGTTATTCAAATCTTTGCATACCTTGTGCTATTTCGCCCAAAGCTTCTACTCATTGACGAACCGGATGCTCACCTCCATCCAGATAAACAAGAGAAGCTGATAGAGGCACTAGAGCTGGCTGCAAGAGAGTTTAACACTCAAGCCATTATTACAACTCACAGTCCTCACATAGTCCGTGGAGCCTCCCATACCTCAAAAATCTTATGGGTCAGAGATGGCCAAATAGTGAGTGAAGATGACAATCTAATAAAAAATCTACTTGGCTGGGGCGGTCTGAACAAAAAAATACTATTTTTCGTGGAAGATGAAAACGCAGAGCCTATCAAAGCAATACTAAAACAATGGCCAGAACTAGCCAAGAACATTGCCATATGTCGTTGCTTTGGCGTGGACAACCTTCCTCGCAACCCTTTACTAAAGGGATTAATTGGCGACAACAATCTAAACATAAAAGTTCTAATACACAGAGATCGCGACTTTATGACAGAACAAGATACTTTACTCTGGGGCGAAAGGTACAGCACCCCAGGCGTATACACCTGGATTACTGACCATGTTGATGCAGAGGCCTACTTTTGCCAACCTGAGTATTTATCCAACCTATACAATATCAGCCTAGAGCTTTCAAGCAAGATAGTAAGCCTCGCGATTTCCGACTGCAAAAACACACAAAAAATATTTTTTGAAAAGCGTAAAACAATCAACAGATCGCTCTATGAAGATGGAGGCTCCGAAAGCTCAGAAAAACTATGGAACTTGCTGAATAAAGAATCCATCGAAACAACGGTAGGCAAAACACTACATCGAACATTAAAACAGCATC